AACATTCTTATCATACTTTCCATTTTAATTAGTGAAAATGAACTGACCGACCATAATATTTTTACCACCAGTTACAACAGTAGAGGCAAATGAGTTGATAGTTAGAAAACAACGGTTATGGAGAACATTAATTTGTAATAAAgcccaaaaatatatttgaacaCATTATACTTGTCCATTTGTGCTGAAAGTgaaaaattagaagaaaaaaaaaagaaaaatgatatgCTGCGCTTAGTACCAAGCTGGCGTGATAAAAAGAAAAGTGAATAGAATTCTCATTTATTACTATaaattagtaatttaatttttttctggaTATgtttacacacacacatatatatatatatatatatatatatatatatatatattcaaatatgggtTTTTCATCTGTTATTTCTTTGTGTTTTTGAACACTAaagattagtgttttttttgtttatatttatattattttgtattttagttatttttaaaaaactttctttaattttatttgtttcaaattgtagctacatatttttatttaaaatgtgatagttacaatatattttaactaaggCTAATAGTTtcaatgttttgttttgttttgttttagaaGGTACATAAATACTTActattgtataaaatgtaatatGTTTAAGAGTTTTGcagaaaatcaaatatattagtatatatgtaTTGTTGTCAGTTAATTTTATCTATACTATCATGAAGACATACTATCAGCCATTTCTTCAACTTCCTGAAGAGCTGTAGCGTAAGCTTCATCATCTGAATAAGCTTCAAAGAATACCATTCGCCTCCCATCGTGGATTTGAACACAAACATAGGAAAGTGTTTCGATAGAAGGGGGATTCAAAGTGAAAGGGGCGTTTGGAAGGAGATAAACCATATGATGGAGAGTCATAGAGTTTTATTCTTGGATATATATGCCATATTTAATGGGAGAGAGTGGGATGAGTGGTGGGAGCGGCGTTAATGGCTTGATTAATGTAGAAAACAGACGAAAACTGAAGCAATTACACTTGCATTGATCAGAGTTCATGAAATCCGAAGAGGCACCGTGAATGTTCTCTAGCAGGTTAGTTAAAGATAGAGTGACATGTGTCAAATTTTGGAATAGCAAGTGCTGAGGTGGCTGCTTGTGGAGAGTTTCTCTtcaactttattattatagatagatatCCAAATTTTATGGAACCGTTTGTATGTCAATCCATGTGACTCTTGTCGATGATTCATCTAAATAAACTTATGTTTATTTCTTTTCTATTAAGACTGACCCACCCTACGGACGAGatgaaaattaacaaataatttaaatagttagagtaaatatttaatataaattattattatttaaaaatatacatattagttaAATTGTGTACATGTTACTATATTTAAAGACTAAATAAACCATGTTATCTGAAAAATtagttatgattttttaaagtaaatattacttgttatttaaaaaaaatgattttattttgttaagtaATGTATGTATTTTTGTGGCATTACATcattttttgtgattttctcGAGTTGGATGACCATAAAAACCCTCAagattcttcttttcttttttttttattcttgttaatagaaaagaaaaaaacttgtaaATAAATTCACagattttttgttaaattttatatactttagTTGATTATCTTATGTTTATACTAAATTTAGTTGTTACAGTAGATCATTGTtgaaattttgtttgatttaaaatgtataattaattataaaattatttatgtaatattaactatttaattaatatatttgaccaagaaaataaaaaatatacatgtttgctataactttttatatttactatatttgaaaatcaagtAAACCATGTTTCTTATATAAAcgattataatttttgaaataaatgttACTGATTAGTTGACCAAAAATGTTTCTGGttaattttcataatataaattttaatttcttaaaattcATTGTTTTGATCATAAATTTACTACATTTTACCATAGATTACTGttcaaatttatttgaattaaaatgtataattaattatagtattatttatgtaatattagatatggtactttgttaatattatttgtgaGGTTGTGAGTTAGTTGTCTGTGCTGACTCCATGTTTGATTGAGACATGATCTTTGTATATATATGCTGCAGTTGTAGGATTTACGATGTAGAGTTCTCGTGTTTGTGGAACTAAATGAAGAATTTCAATGTATTATTTTGgttcaaaaaaatttccttgACTACTATTTACGTTTTGTTAGTTAGTTTGAAAACCCGACTTCATAATTGCCGTAGAAGAGGAATTaattgaattttattaattatgctACTTGAAATAGAATATGGAGACCATTACAATACACCTTGGATAATCTGAGATTTAATTATTTGATGATAGCCATTGCTTCAAGATTAGTCTTTCCACATCATACAGACTGATCATAGACGAAAATAGACACATAGACATAGTCATTCCATCTCTCATAACATACTACATCTTTCTCCTCCCTTCTCTGGATCCAGGAAGAATCGAAATTTGAAGATCATAGCCCAAATTCAGTGCTCCATGACACTGCATTGGTCTCCTCATTATTATCAGTCACCCATATTTCAGTTTTTGAAGTAGTATACTGATGCAGTAACACTGAAAGCTTCTCTTAACACTGAAAGATCCCCAAGTTGTGTTCCTCCTCTTTCATTTGTAGCAAACATGTGAATTGCACGGATTAGGAAAACCATCAAAGTAATCCAGGGACTAACCTTGACCGATATGACCATCAGAATCTCTTCATGAACCAGAGCTAAACTCGTAGATGTCATCTTTTGGACACCACAATAAAACTGTGCATAATGTAACATATATAGTAGCCAACcagaaataaaataagaaacaaagatGTAAGAAAGTTGCAGAGAACTGcattattgattaaaaatagtTGGAGATTACAATTAGCTCTGGTAACAAAAACTTCACTCGTCTCTTTtacaaaaaacaaagagaagaatATTAAGAAACATAAGTAAAAAAAGCTTCATTCACTAAAATTTGGCATGTTGCTAtatttgttctttctttttacaACTGAAAAGATTCAAAAGTAGAACATAAAATTGATAGAACATGAATTTTGTGGACTCTAAACTGAAGGAACCAAAGAATCACACCTTGATCATGTTTCCGCAGCCTCAGGGACGTCATAACTCATAAGAGCATGTTGTTACTTCCAGCAACCAAGAATGAAAatgctaagaaaaaaaaagctgagAACTTACATTCATTCGATTTTGAAGAATTCTTGGTCTCTTCTTTGGTCTTGGGGGAAGTTTTTCTCAACAAAGGCTGTGAAATACTTTTCGATTTCTTCCATCAACAAAGAAACAGAGAATTTCAGTTTCTGAGAATCTCCATCACCACACCCTTCGTTTCTACCTCTGTTAACGCCAATGATACTTGTCTGCTCATCTCCAAGTTCGTTACAAGCAGCTTGCCTCGTCCTCAGATTCCACGGCGGAGTTTCTGCAACGCCATCATCGCCTCCATTTCTTAAAGTTGATAACTTTGGTTTCCCATCACACAATATATCGAGCTGTAGCTTTCCGTTCCAGGACCATCAGTATGGTGGATCTGCATATCGACCGTCATGTATTAGTTTATTTCGTTGTTTGACTAGAATGATAAGATGGTTTTGAGAGGAGGAATGCTAACCTTTTATACTCTCAGTTCTACCGCCTTGCAAGAGTGAAGATCTCATTGAAGGGAGATCGAGGGTGATGGATTAAAGTAAGACATTAAGAGGATGAATCTGTAACTGGTAGCTTTGGATTgttaggaagaagatgaaacaatgCCATCGAAACCATATGCTGTCTTTAGATCTCATATGTCGGAGATGAATGTCGGGTTCAACCCTAAAATCAAAACGTCGCGTTTCAAGACACTTGATGTTGCTCTTTACCGGGATGGTTCTATTTAGCAAAACATAAAGCCCGTTTACACACAGAAGCTCACATGTATTTCAcacaaaataaatgataatGACTTCACAGGACACATGTCATCTTCTAGAGAAGCGACTTTCCTACGTGAAATCACATGTGGCTCGATGAGGAATGAAAGAATgtctttttattataatatatatagatagactTTGATTTCCATCCAGATaaatttagtaaacaaattacgaAAATTCCATTGTTTTGATTtgatcatatattatttttattaattatctaaaatataattaattttaaatatgattttagcAGAAAATATAACTTGCGATTTTAgcggaaaaatatatttttatgagttttgtggaaaaaacgtttttggcaggaaaatgcgttttttgcgggaaaatgcgtttttgcgggaaaatacattttttttattttagcagaaaaaagtgtttttgcggttttggcaaaaaaaatgctattatgcggttttggcggagaaatgcgtttttgcatttttggccggaaaataccttttttttttgtgattttggcaggAACATgcattttgcggtttttgcaGGAAGGTGCagttttcggttttggcggaatttttttttttgcgggaaaatgcgttttcgcGTTTTCGcaagaaaatgtgtttttgttttttttgtgggAAAATGGGTTTAGGCGGGAAAATGTGTGTTtccgggaaaatgcgtttttttgtTTGCGTTTTTGGCAGGAATGTGCGTTATACGAATTTGACGGGAAAGTgaatttttgcggttttgacagAAAGTGGCGGGGAAATGTGTTTGGAAGGAAAGTGTGTGTTTTTCGGTTTTTGCGGAAATGCATTTTTGTTGGTCTAgcagaaaatgtgtttttgcgattttggcggaaaaatgcgttttgtTGTTTTGACGACAAATGTGTTTTGAGATTTTGGTTGGAAAATgtggttttgttattttttcgtGAATGACAAAATGatatttggttttaaatttgtaatttatGAATTATACATGGGGTATAATAGATATCATACCATTTTGACAGAACCATCTCCATCCAGATGGTCCAAATTGGTTCAGTTGGATGGATTTTAAAATAGATCTGCTCGTTTATTTCAtagggtttttggttttgtttgttaTTGGATATCGATCTGCTTATCCATGCCATCTCAAgtctaaataatataatagtttttttatgtCAAAAAATAATTAGCTTGAAAAATCTGTAAGtgaatattattgtttttttaacgttggataattatgctattataaactatgaaaaatattatagaagATTTTACTGCCGACAATTCTACTTACCTTATAAGGATTTACGTCTAACTTCATCATCTGAACCGccttaaaatattaatgaagtCGTTAATCTAACCACTTAAAAGGGCTTccacaaatattatattatttctttaatgaaaaGATTTAGtcaactaatattttaaaatgtatagttttctaGAAAGGAAGtgtatatttgtaaattttgaaaacatattGTCTCAAATTAGTGAccatatcttttttaaaaaaaataatgattaaaTTCAAtcttattcaaattttataccaatttcattgatttttttgtttgttaaattaTCGTCAAAAAAGGAAGTGTATTTGTAAAGTTTGAAAACATACTGTCTCAAATAAGTGACcatattgttttttaaaaaatgattaaattcAATCTTATTCAAATTGTATACCAAACatattgtcaaattttataCCAATTTCAGTTTTCCTTCtgtgtcaaaaaaaattatcaagaaAAAATTTCTATCCAATTTTGATGAGGAACGAGTTGACCAAAAGTTCATACcttttattcattttgtttaaaaagaaatacagatattagttatttttaacggtattattgttttttaaatttattaatctatgttattttattaatcaacCACGACCAAACCTATGTCaaagatattataaatataaaaagaattaaaagtatttttattatatatctatttCATCAAATcatcataaaaacaaaaatactgtAATCTTTGATCATgatcataatatttttatgatataactAACTTTAGTCTTAAAAAAATCCAAGGATTAAAATGTAGATTATGATTATCAATTAGTTTAAACTTGGCTAAATGAATACCCCTTCAATTTATTTTCGGATtgattcaaaacaaaatatagtaaattacaaatgtttaaaaaaatatatttatcaaaacTAAGATAATAAACTGAACTCAATGCAATTAAGAAAAATGATTATCAATTTATctatttaaaatcaaaacaacTGTAGCTCAAATCAGAAGGAAAACTGtaatccaaaatatattaaaaagtaaataagtgaactaatatatatatatatatatatatatatatatatatatatatatataaatttatgtatagCTAAGAAacaacatattattatttactttctaatataatattttggattACAGTTTTCCTTCTGATTTGAGCTACacttgttttgatttttaaatagataaatTGATATTCATTTTTCTTAATTGGATTGAGTTCAGTTTATTATcttaattttgttaaatatatttacttattataaatATGTACACTAACAAAGTTGCAtttcatctcaaaaccaaaaCTATTATTTGATCACCATGTCTCCTGCAATTAGAATGATGAGCATGGCACTCTTTATTCAAATCTTTACATTTTTTCTCTTTACCGCCACAGTCTCATCATTTCCTCCCGGTGGCTTCACAGTTGATTTATTCCAGCGTCGCTCTAATTCATTTTCTTCTCGAATCTCTAATACCCAGCCCGGATCATCTCCTTACGCCGATACCTTCTTTGATTCCTCCGagtattttatgaaattacAAATCGGTACTCCTCCTGTCCAGATCGAAGCTATCTTAGACACAGGAAGCAGCCGCATCTGGACAAATTGTTTGCCTTGTGGTAACTGCTTTAAACAAAGTGGTCCAGTATTCGACCCTTCAAAATCCTCGACCTACAAAGACAAAATATGCGATGGCAGTCCTTGTTCGTATGAGACAATCTACGAAGACCAAAGCTATACAAAAGGAACAATTGCAACCGAGACTGTCAGGATCCAATCAACTTCAGGTCAACCCTATGTAATGCCTGAAACCACCATTGGATGTTCCCACAACTCCTCAGTAGTGTTTAGAACAGCCGCTTCGGGCATTGTTGGTCTAAACTGGGGATCTTCATCACTTGTCTCTCAGATGGGTGAAGACATGCTAGGTCTCATGTCTTACTGCTTTTCTGGTGAGGGAACTAGTAAGCTCAACTTTGGAAGTAATGCTATTGTGTCAGGAGACGGGACTGTAGCAGCCAATATGTTTAGAAAGAAGGCGAATCCCAATATGTATTACCTAAACCTAGACGCTGTCAGCGTTGGGGAGACTCGCATTGAGACACTGGGGACACAGTTTCAGGCCTTAGACGGGAACATGATCATTGACTCTGGAACAACTTACACCTACTTGCCCGAGAGCTACTGCGACAAAGTGAGGACGGCAGTGGAAAAAGTTGTGAAAGCGGATCAAGGAGCTTCCACGGACAATATGCTTTGCTACAAAACGAATAACATGAATATCTTTCCAGTGATCACAATGCATTTCCAAGGTGGTGCGGACCTTGTTTTGGATAAATACAATACGTATATGATGTATGGAGAAGTCACTTGTCTGATGATTTTATGTGATCCGGGAACACCAATTTTGGGTAACAGAgcacaaaac
The Brassica napus cultivar Da-Ae chromosome A1, Da-Ae, whole genome shotgun sequence DNA segment above includes these coding regions:
- the LOC111200523 gene encoding aspartic proteinase CDR1-like — its product is MSPAIRMMSMALFIQIFTFFLFTATVSSFPPGGFTVDLFQRRSNSFSSRISNTQPGSSPYADTFFDSSEYFMKLQIGTPPVQIEAILDTGSSRIWTNCLPCGNCFKQSGPVFDPSKSSTYKDKICDGSPCSYETIYEDQSYTKGTIATETVRIQSTSGQPYVMPETTIGCSHNSSVVFRTAASGIVGLNWGSSSLVSQMGEDMLGLMSYCFSGEGTSKLNFGSNAIVSGDGTVAANMFRKKANPNMYYLNLDAVSVGETRIETLGTQFQALDGNMIIDSGTTYTYLPESYCDKVRTAVEKVVKADQGASTDNMLCYKTNNMNIFPVITMHFQGGADLVLDKYNTYMMYGEVTCLMILCDPGTPILGNRAQNNFLVGYDPSSLLVSFKPTNCSALWS